The following proteins are encoded in a genomic region of Bosea beijingensis:
- a CDS encoding putative bifunctional diguanylate cyclase/phosphodiesterase — protein sequence MIVDVHENNIAMKSELVAALYATPGTIFIGTVTVAAVMVASALLTGGDIVFHAMAAAMVAIGVFRYLSHRYYKGIHLATATEGQIGTLENLAMAGAWSTAALISGFGCYAILRYTYEPVAALAIAQTIGYLAGISGRNSSRPVITRVQVLAAATPFTLALLWTRDPAYLVIGLSVLLTTVLTFSSAQVIHQIFLARLRTMRELEHLAVNDTITSLYNRRGFMREIRQMAASGRAVTLISIDIDRFKSINDSLGHDIGDALLQGFSETLIAELGVGDIAARTGGDEFMVATSRDAEGASALAARLVMMLASQRVIGGRHITATASMGIAPAGCAASIDEALKCVDIALYRAKLDGRNRFVMYTDAIRNEHEDGVALETELRDAIRRGEFELHFQPIYNPRSGTATMAEALLRWRHPRRGMVSPAVFIPLAERTGLITVLGSWVLGEAIRAALSWPRSVGVSVNVSARQFEHGHDIVGVVEALLRMSGIEPQRLTIEITESSLIDDPDHVVSRLVALRALGVRIALDDFGTGYSSLSYLAHLPIDTIKIDQAFTQEIGTSRKADSLMNAIAQLAHDLKLRLIVEGVETQEQLTVIEKHAVHGIQGYIFARPMTADDLLPMIGNRVRTGRMGSARSRSGSRKPGRFSQVA from the coding sequence ATGATCGTCGACGTTCATGAGAACAACATCGCGATGAAGTCGGAGTTGGTGGCGGCACTCTATGCCACCCCGGGAACGATCTTCATCGGCACCGTCACGGTCGCGGCCGTCATGGTCGCGAGTGCGCTGCTGACGGGCGGCGACATCGTCTTCCACGCCATGGCAGCGGCCATGGTCGCGATCGGCGTGTTCCGGTACCTATCGCATCGCTACTACAAGGGCATCCACCTCGCCACGGCCACGGAAGGCCAGATCGGCACGCTGGAAAACCTCGCGATGGCCGGCGCCTGGTCGACCGCCGCTCTGATCTCGGGCTTCGGCTGCTACGCCATCCTGCGCTACACCTACGAGCCTGTCGCGGCGCTCGCGATCGCCCAGACGATCGGCTATCTCGCCGGGATTTCCGGGCGCAACAGCTCGCGGCCGGTGATCACCCGCGTGCAGGTGCTGGCGGCAGCGACCCCGTTCACGCTCGCCCTGCTCTGGACGCGCGACCCGGCCTATCTGGTGATCGGGCTTTCGGTCCTGCTCACCACCGTCCTGACCTTCTCGAGTGCCCAGGTGATCCACCAGATCTTCCTGGCCCGCCTGCGCACGATGCGCGAGCTGGAGCATCTGGCCGTCAACGACACGATCACCAGCCTCTATAACCGCCGCGGCTTCATGCGCGAGATCCGGCAGATGGCGGCTTCCGGCCGCGCGGTGACCCTCATCTCGATCGATATCGACCGCTTCAAGAGCATCAATGACAGCCTCGGCCACGATATCGGCGACGCGCTGCTGCAGGGCTTCAGCGAGACGCTGATCGCGGAGCTCGGCGTCGGCGACATCGCGGCGCGCACCGGCGGCGACGAGTTCATGGTCGCGACCTCGCGCGATGCGGAGGGTGCCAGCGCGCTCGCCGCCCGCCTCGTCATGATGCTGGCCAGCCAGCGCGTCATCGGCGGCAGACACATCACCGCCACGGCCAGCATGGGCATTGCGCCGGCCGGCTGCGCCGCCTCGATCGACGAGGCCCTGAAATGCGTCGATATCGCGCTCTATCGCGCCAAGCTCGACGGAAGGAACCGCTTCGTCATGTACACCGATGCCATCCGCAACGAGCATGAAGACGGCGTGGCGCTCGAAACGGAGCTGCGCGACGCCATCCGTCGCGGCGAGTTCGAGCTGCATTTCCAGCCGATCTACAACCCGCGCTCCGGCACGGCGACGATGGCGGAGGCGCTGCTGCGCTGGCGGCATCCCCGGCGCGGCATGGTCAGTCCCGCGGTCTTCATCCCCCTCGCTGAACGGACCGGGCTCATCACCGTGCTGGGTTCCTGGGTGCTCGGCGAGGCGATCCGGGCAGCGCTGTCCTGGCCGCGCAGCGTCGGCGTCAGCGTCAACGTCTCGGCCCGCCAGTTCGAGCATGGCCACGACATCGTCGGCGTGGTCGAGGCGCTGCTCAGGATGAGCGGCATCGAACCCCAGCGCCTGACGATCGAGATCACCGAGAGCTCGCTGATCGACGATCCCGACCATGTCGTCTCCCGGCTCGTGGCACTGCGCGCGCTCGGCGTGCGGATCGCGCTCGACGATTTCGGCACGGGCTATTCCTCGCTCAGCTATCTCGCGCATCTGCCGATCGACACGATCAAGATCGACCAGGCCTTCACCCAGGAGATCGGCACCTCGCGCAAGGCGGATTCGCTGATGAACGCGATCGCCCAGCTCGCGCATGACCTGAAGCTGCGCCTGATCGTCGAGGGTGTGGAGACGCAGGAGCAGCTCACCGTCATCGAAAAGCACGCCGTCCACGGTATTCAGGGCTATATCTTCGCCCGGCCGATGACAGCGGACGATTTGCTGCCCATGATCGGCAACCGTGTTCGCACGGGGCGGATGGGGTCGGCGCGCTCGCGCTCCGGCTCGCGCAAGCCGGGCCGCTTCAGTCAGGTTGCCTGA